ATAAGATGGCAACATTTTGTTATGTTCTGAGACAACAGCTGCATTGCAAACTGTAttgctgttattgttgtttttagcaTAGGCATATTTCGTTGCCATAGAAACCAATGCAGATATTCAGTAAAAGAAAGAGTGCCACGGGACACAAAAATCAGATCTGAACAGTTGtgatgcataatgtggacagtcATTTTAATCAGATTCCAAAAGGAAACCCGAATATTCAGATTTGTACTGACAGTCTGAAGAAGGCTTTGTTGACACCAAatatttgactggtagtgtatttgTCGAAtatgaaaattgtttttaaaatatacttcaaaCTTTGTCATCTTGATGCTATAGACTGTTTCTTGaattgaaagaaaagaaaagtgatgtgacgtggccaagtatggtgacccatattggTGCCCGGGGAGCATTTAGATTTggttccttgctcaagggcacctcagtcaggGTATAGCTGGCCCGAGActtaaacccacaaccttagggttaggagtcaaactctctaaccatcaggccacgacttccccatggcCTCAGTGAGAGAGTTTGCATGCAGAGTTCTGGCTTGTGGTCCATTCCTCATTCTCTTTTCTAGTTGTTTCCTATTTCTCCTGACTTCCTTGTCAAATGAAAGCTTGAAGGCCAATAATAAGTTTAAAACGTTTACGTTgaacaaaatttacaaaattcaCATATTAACAATGTTACATAACACtaacaaaaatgtgcattttttttttttaacgttacCAACTCAGGTGCTGGTGCCACCTGTTTTcatgttagtctggagccctgcattgtatttgttatttttacatctAATGTTTAGTCTGGCGGCAAACATTATTGTGACTTTTGTTTGATCTCTTGTGGTTTATGAAATTCACTCCCACATGCCTTCataatgtttgtttgttcccTGTTGCAGTGGTGTAAATTTGATGATGACGTCGTTTCACGGTGCACTAAAGAAGAGGCCACTGAACACAATTACGGTGGTCACGATGACGACTTGTCAGTGCGTCACTGCACCAACGCTTACATGTTGGTGTACATCAGAGAGTCCAAGCTTAGTGAGTgccattatatatacacatacaaaccTATTTACACCTCCTGTgaggttaatttatttttaatttttgttttttagcttGAGGTAAATTCACTTTGTGACTGAATAAGTGGCTGGCACCTGTAGACGCCACCCTGTTTTTGGTTGTGGATCCCACGGCATGCTTTTGTCCTATGTCCATCTGTGCTCATAAGTGCTGTTGTCATGTCCAGGTGAGGTCTTGCAGCCGGTCACAGACATGGATATTCCTCAGCAGCTGGTGGAGAGGCTGCAGGAGGAGAAGAGGGTGGAAGCTCAGAAGAGAAAGGAGAGGCAGGAAGCACACCTTTACATGCAAGTACAGGTAAGGTGTCATAATGCCCGATTAAATCAGTCACTCTTAAATATTCAAATGTCCTTCTAAATGGAAGATGTTTTGGTCCACTTGGTGTGGCAGATAAAATGGGTCACTTTAGGTCTTGTTTGCGTAGACTTTTCAGTTTAGATCTTTAGAGTGGGCGTTGTTAAATAATTCTATGCTACTTTGTGTTTCTGTTTAACAAATACTAACTCTTTGTTCTTGTAGATGGTGACAGAAGACCAGTTCTGCGGGCATCAGGGCAACGACATGTATGATGAAGAAAAAGTCAAATACACAGTGTTCAAAGTTCTGAAGAGCTCCACACTGGCTGAGTTTGTTCAGAACCTCTCACAGACCATGGTGAGACTCCACTTggcacaatttatttataaatctattCATTCCCAATAAAAAATGCCTTGCCAAAATATCAGCCATTAATACTTGAAAAAGCAACTATAGATTTCAGCAAATTGTCAGTGAACTCTGCTACCTTACCTGCTAGCTAAACACTGAAACATacattaaacattacaaaaaaaactacatatatatatatatatatataaaataaaattaaatatttggaaCGTGTTCTAGTTTTTTAGGTTGCTTGTAAATTGTCATTTGttggtatttacatttatttaatatcagATTAGTTGCATTTGTTTTCTGATCTGTCCATGAAGATGGTCTCAATGCACTGCTTTTCCTCCAGGGTTTCCCACAGGACCAGATGAGACTGTGGCCAATGCAGGCCAGAAGCAACGGAACTAAACGGCCGGCTATGTTGGATTATGAAGCAGATTGCAACAAGTCTGTAAGTCTGTGCGCTCATGTTTTTAAACACTTATGTTTTTTTGAAGTCATTCTTGTTTCTTATGTTGCTCTGTATGGAAGAATAAAGCTGTTCATTTCAATGTCACAAACAGATGATCGACTTGAGCGATAACGAGAACCCATGGACAATATTTCTGGAAACCGTAGATCCAGAAATGGCCGCCAGCGGTGCAACGTTACCCAAGTTTGACAAAGACCGTGAGTTTCGACATGTACATATATTCAGaaccattttatgttttgtttattctTACTGAAGGGTAAAATGGCCTACAAAACCTTTCCAGTTCTGATAGCATCATACTTTTAACCCGGTTTTCATTTTCAGATGATGTTATGTTGTTCTTGAAGATGTATGATCCAAAAACCAGAAGCTTAAATTATTGTGGACATATCTACACACCTATATCCTGTAAAATACGTGAGTAATCAAAGCTATGTATAATAGGGTTGTTCtcattaaacagttcttaatTAAATGATAGTCAGTCCTTTCTGATTCTTAATCAGTTCTAACCTTGACCCAAACAGGAGGCTTGCTGCCCGTTATGTGTGAAAGAGCAGGGTTTCAGCAGGGAACTAGCCTTATCCTCTATGAGGTAAGACTGTTGGTTTACACTGTATTCCTAatcatgcatttattcatttgtagTCTTGTACAGAAAGTGGTTATTAGAGATGCATTATATGCCTGTAGTAATTGTTGTGGTTTAAAACAGTTAAAGGACTCCTGTAatgctagattaaaaaaattagttAAGTCAATTTAGTCATCCTAGTCAATGTagtttgatttttatttcacaatattactgtttatggTCAAATAAACGTGGCCTTGGTATGCATAAGAGACCTCAAGCTGTTGTGTCTTGGTTTATTACATGCATTCTTAATGTAAATGTGTGCCATGAGCTTGATATTAGGAATATATCGCTAAAACATGGTGCATTCTGTGTTACAGGAAGTTAAACCGAATTTAACAGAGCGAATACAAGACTACGATGTCTCCCTGGACAAGGCTCTGGATGAGCTGATGGATGGAGACATAATTGTGTTCCAGAAGTAAGTATTCGTTGTCttaatttctaaattaatttttcaCCGCTTAACGGGGCCGTGATATTGATTGTTCTTTTGATGAATGGCCACTAGGGATGATCCTGAAAATGAAACCAGTGAGCTGCCTACTGCAAAAGACTACTTCAGAGACCTGTACCACCGTGTGGATGTCATCTTCTGTGACAAGACCATTCACAATGACCCAGGCTTTGTTGTGACACTGTCAAACCGAATGAACTACTTCCaggtcaggttttttttaaaaagtagatGAGAATGCTGATCTACTGCCAGAAACCTCTGGAAAATCATCTCatcataattcatttattttcaggTGGCAAAGACTGTTGCGCAGAGGTTAAACACTGACCCTATGCTCCTGCAGTTCTTCAAGTCACAGGGGTACGTCTTTTAATTTTCAGTTTGGTGTGACGTCTTTCCCCTATGTTTTTATCCATAAACttacatttttcttcttcttcttctcaggTACAGAGACGGCCCTGGCAACCCACTAAGGCACAACTATGAAGGCACTCTCAGAGACCTGCTGCAGTTTTTCAAGCCCCGGCAGCCAAAGAAACTCTACTACCAGCAGGTAAAGGAGAGCTCTTATCTTACTCTAAGGGAATATGAGATCTTCCAAGCCGTCACGTTCCGGGCATCTGATTTATTCATGGTTTTGCCTCCCCACAGCTCAAGATGAAGATTACAGACTTTGAGAACAGGAGGAGTTTCAAAGCCATTTGGCTCAACAATATTTTTCGAGAGGAGGTAAGAAATTCCTACTCACTTGCATAATGTATGTTTCCATAATGTTCTGCACACTTATCACTGGGAGTATTTTCTCTCCCTCACATTAGGAGATCACACTATACCCCGACAAGCATGGCTGTGTTCGGGACCTTCTGGAGGAATGTAAAAAGGCAGTTGAACTCTCCGACAAAGGCTCAGAGAAGCTGAGGTCTGTCTGTTCTCAATTCAGTGCACTTTTCATTAATCAGGCATTTCCATATGCCAAGTCTATATTGTTCTTCAGCGTCTGCTTTGAGAGGTGTTTAAGGTACTTGAGTGCAGTAAAACTTTGGTGTTTAGTGGTGGGTTTTTTTTAATCCATGTTCCATTTATTTTGTgaggtttaaataatttaaaagcctGGTTAGTGTTATGGTTTTCTAGTAATACGTTACTAGTTTAAAAGTCTCAACAAGGCTGTTTTTATTtagtcaaaaatacataaaactattgtgaaatataatttaatttttttttttttgtgatgggaAGTCTTCACTtatcacatccttcagaaatcagtttaatatgctgatttggtgctcaagaaacattgttgTGGTGCTGTTCTTTGAATAGACGGTTgaatattttgctcaatttaaaaacactttaactgaccccaaactgcaCATGTACATGGCTCTACACAAAGCACTTACTTTACTATAAAGCACAGGCATTGTGATATTGTAACATTCCTTATAGTTAAACTGACATGTCTAAAAGTTCTCACAAACATGGGGTTCATGTGACaatgcttttaaaatgtattgtttttatgaCTTGTTGGATGAGAAAAGATAACAGACTTGTCGATTCTGGAGAAAACCACTGATATATCAGCCAATCATGCATTAATAACTCAATGACTCTGCTGCGATCTATTACGAGTTGCTCTGACCATTTTTCTAACCCCTTTCACTGGTCACTGCTATTATTAACGGTGTCTTTTTTGCCCTCTCTGTAGGCTTTTAGAAATTGTCAGCTACAAAATTATTGGGGTTCACCAGGAAGATGAATTGCTAGAATGTTTATCTCCAGCAGCCAGTCGAACGTTCAGAATAGAGGTAAGGTAGAGCTGATACACGCCAACCCTCAAAGCGCATCATTCGCTGATGTCCACAACAAAGGATCTGTTCCCTAGTAAAAACTCTTAAAATGATTTGGCATCGGACTTGCCACTTTTACTTGTGGATGCTGTTCCCCTTAAAACAAGTTTGATCTCTTTTGTGGCAGGAAATCCCTCCTGACCAAGTGGACCTGGACAAGGAGAATGAAATGCTGATTCCAGTTGCACATTTCCACAAGGAAGTCTTTGGGACATTCGGAATTCCCTTTTTGCTCAAGATCCGTCAGGTGTGTTAGCTGAGAGCATTGTGTAGGCGGGCAGCTGTCACTTGTTTGCCGTGTAGGTGGATGGCTGTCATTTGTTCGGTTTGGATGTCATGTCCGttttaatgcatgcatttattgTGGCAGGGGGAACCCTTCAGAGAAGTGATGAAGAGAATTCAGAGCATGCTTGACATTCAGGAGAAGGAGTTTGAGAAGGTAAGAGAAGCTTTACAAATGAGTCAGATGTAATCACGTTGTGTCAGTGAATTGGCCAACCTGGAAATATTTTGCACATTAACCCTTAAAAGCATTTCTTTGGTCACTATTGCTATGTTGTATTTTAGTATGTTTTCCTGCAAGGCTATTGAATTTTATTGAATTTGCATTGTCTTTATAAACTGATGGGAAAGCATCAATCATAATACTACCTTGGACTTAAAACAAAAGAATGAATTAAGTAATATCCTTGAGACTTGATATGGTTTAACTATTTCGTGCTCAGCAAGTGCATAATTCAAATATTATTGTCACTTGATGGTGGACCTAAAATAttgatcttaaagggttagttcgcccaatttgcaaaattatgtcattaataactcaccctcatgttgttccaaacccgtaagacatccgtttatttttggaacacagtttaagatattttagatttagtctgagagctcttagtcccttcATTGAAGCGgttgtacggtatactgtccatgtccagaaaggtaagaaaaacatcatcaaagtagtccatgtgacatcagagggtcagttagaatattttgaagcatcgaaaatacattttggtccaaaactagcaaaaactatgactttattcagcattgtcttctctttcgtgtctgttgtaagacatttcaaaacaaagcagtttgtcatatccggttcacgaatgaatcattcgatgtaaccggatctttttgaaccagttcaccaaatcgaactgaatagttttaaactgttcgcgtctccaatacgcattaatccacaaatgacttaagctgttaactttttttaatgtggcggACACTCCCTcttagttcaaacaaaccaatatcccggagtaattcatttactcaaacagtacactaactgaactgctgtgaagagagaactgaagatgaacgccgagtCAGATgttgaacaatagactgactcgttctcgagtcaagaaccggttgcatcggttttcggatcaccagtagttctttctgacagttcgattcaataaaccgtttgaagaaaacagttcactggttcttttgcgctcgacgtaatggcgtcgaatcaatcaccaaaagaatcggttcggttcagacgctctgtgtgtcagtctgcttcgctgaatcacacatgcgcagaatcatcagctcctcggttctcgaatcggacgggtctgacagaaatggttcttgactcgtgaacgagtcattatctggctcggctcggtgttcaacttcagttctctcttcacagcagttcagttagtgtactgtttgagtaaatgaattactccgggatattggtttgtttgaactccgagggagtgtcagccacattaaaaaagttaacagcttaagtcatttgtggattaatgcgtattggagacgtgaacagtttaaaacgattcagttcgatttggtgaactgtttcaaaaagatccggttacatcgaatgattcatttgcgaactggatatgacaaactgctttgttttgaactctgacaacagacacggaagagaagacaatgctgaataaagtcatattttttgctagttttggaccaaaatgtattttcgatgcttcaaaaaattctaactgaccctctgatgtcacatggactactttgatgatgtttttcttacctttctggacatggacagtagaccgtacacacagcttcaatggagggactgagagctctcggactaaatctaaaatatcttaaactgtgttccaaaaataaacggatgtcttacgggtttggaacgacatgagggtgagttattaatgacataattttgcaaattggacaaactaaccctttaacaatggtaaaaaaattaaaaaaaaaagattgagttatgtaggtttttttttgttgttgcatagGATATGCTCGCatgatttaaactttttaaagttGTTCGTTACAGAACTTGTTTATATCCATAAATGCATGTTAAAATTACTtgacaaaaatattgtattttatattgagTAAAATGACTTCATGGAAATAGTACAGTTTTTTTCACTGTTTAGCACCTGAATTATCAAAGCATACTTTCCATGCTGTTTTAATGTACAGGTGCACCTCAAAAAATGTCatggaaaaggtttttttttttttttatttaattcaataagCAAATGTTCTTACGCAGAGAGCTacacgggtccgattttgtaaatccacacccgcccgtacccgcagtgcttaaaaccgcatccgacccgttttccgacagcagcactaattaaaatccgcacccgacccgcttaaaatagaaccgacacccgacccgcaccccaaatcaaatcagttaagccaatcacattagacacccTTTTTTCgcattttattgccaggtcatatagaagttatttatggaaaactctttttaaaagatattagttttttatacattttatcttaattttgatcaatgttttatcaatcatttgcccgtatttaattaataagaagcaaatatatagcagacaatgtaataaccttagtggaattgacagaattactaaaaaatatattggtattaaatgcattttctgagaatttatatttcacgtttttactgcaaatgtcgaaatacgtgctctttgaTCCATCAGTGCTTGATTCACTgatcatattagaataaaatatctcataataaatacaaaattgactgatttatgaatatatgcatagttctcatcagtcggaa
The sequence above is a segment of the Carassius carassius chromosome 9, fCarCar2.1, whole genome shotgun sequence genome. Coding sequences within it:
- the LOC132149078 gene encoding ubiquitin carboxyl-terminal hydrolase 7-like isoform X4; amino-acid sequence: MNHHHTQQQQQKAGEQQLSEPEDMEMEAGDPDDPPRIPQNPVINGNVAMADGHNNTEEDMEDDTSWRSEATFRFVVERFSRLSESVLSPPCFVRNLPWKIMVMPRFYPDRPHQKSVGFFLQCNAESDSTSWSCHAQAMLKIINYKDDEKSFSRRISHLFFHKENDWGFSNFMSWSDVTDPERGFVEDDKVTFEVYVQADAPHGVAWDSKKHTGYVGLKNQGATCYMNSLLQTLFFTNQLRRAVYMMPTEGDDSSKSVPLALQRVFYELQHSDKPVGTKKLTKSFGWETLDSFMQHDVQELCRVLLDNVENKMKGTCVEGTIPKLFRGKMVSYIQCKHVDYRSERIEDYYDIQLSIKGKKNIFESFKDYVAVEQLDGDNKYDAGEHGLQEAEKGVKFLTFPPILHLQLMRFMYDPQTDQNIKINDRFEFPEQLPLDEFLQKPDVKDPANYILHAVLVHSGDNHGGHYVVYLNPKGDGKVSVTAPIWCKFDDDVVSRCTKEEATEHNYGGHDDDLSVRHCTNAYMLVYIRESKLSEVLQPVTDMDIPQQLVERLQEEKRVEAQKRKERQEAHLYMQVQMVTEDQFCGHQGNDMYDEEKVKYTVFKVLKSSTLAEFVQNLSQTMGFPQDQMRLWPMQARSNGTKRPAMLDYEADCNKSMIDLSDNENPWTIFLETVDPEMAASGATLPKFDKDHDVMLFLKMYDPKTRSLNYCGHIYTPISCKIRGLLPVMCERAGFQQGTSLILYEEVKPNLTERIQDYDVSLDKALDELMDGDIIVFQKDDPENETSELPTAKDYFRDLYHRVDVIFCDKTIHNDPGFVVTLSNRMNYFQVAKTVAQRLNTDPMLLQFFKSQGYRDGPGNPLRHNYEGTLRDLLQFFKPRQPKKLYYQQLKMKITDFENRRSFKAIWLNNIFREEEITLYPDKHGCVRDLLEECKKAVELSDKGSEKLRLLEIVSYKIIGVHQEDELLECLSPAASRTFRIEEIPPDQVDLDKENEMLIPVAHFHKEVFGTFGIPFLLKIRQGEPFREVMKRIQSMLDIQEKEFEKFKFAIVMMGRHQYINEEDYEVNLKDFEPQPGNMSHPRPWLGLDHFNKAPKRGRYTYLEKAIKIHN
- the LOC132149078 gene encoding ubiquitin carboxyl-terminal hydrolase 7-like isoform X1, with product MNHHHTQQQQQKAGEQQLSEPEDMEMEAGDPDDPPRIPQNPVINGNVAMADGHNNTEEDMEDDTSWRSEATFRFVVERFSRLSESVLSPPCFVRNLPWKIMVMPRFYPDRPHQKSVGFFLQCNAESDSTSWSCHAQAMLKIINYKDDEKSFSRRISHLFFHKENDWGFSNFMSWSDVTDPERGFVEDDKVTFEVYVQADAPHGVAWDSKKHTGYVGLKNQGATCYMNSLLQTLFFTNQLRRAVYMMPTEGDDSSKSVPLALQRVFYELQHSDKPVGTKKLTKSFGWETLDSFMQHDVQELCRVLLDNVENKMKGTCVEGTIPKLFRGKMVSYIQCKHVDYRSERIEDYYDIQLSIKGKKNIFESFKDYVAVEQLDGDNKYDAGEHGLQEAEKGVKFLTFPPILHLQLMRFMYDPQTDQNIKINDRFEFPEQLPLDEFLQKPDVKDPANYILHAVLVHSGDNHGGHYVVYLNPKGDGKWCKFDDDVVSRCTKEEATEHNYGGHDDDLSVRHCTNAYMLVYIRESKLSEVLQPVTDMDIPQQLVERLQEEKRVEAQKRKERQEAHLYMQVQMVTEDQFCGHQGNDMYDEEKVKYTVFKVLKSSTLAEFVQNLSQTMGFPQDQMRLWPMQARSNGTKRPAMLDYEADCNKSMIDLSDNENPWTIFLETVDPEMAASGATLPKFDKDHDVMLFLKMYDPKTRSLNYCGHIYTPISCKIRGLLPVMCERAGFQQGTSLILYEEVKPNLTERIQDYDVSLDKALDELMDGDIIVFQKDDPENETSELPTAKDYFRDLYHRVDVIFCDKTIHNDPGFVVTLSNRMNYFQVAKTVAQRLNTDPMLLQFFKSQGYRDGPGNPLRHNYEGTLRDLLQFFKPRQPKKLYYQQLKMKITDFENRRSFKAIWLNNIFREEEITLYPDKHGCVRDLLEECKKAVELSDKGSEKLRLLEIVSYKIIGVHQEDELLECLSPAASRTFRIEEIPPDQVDLDKENEMLIPVAHFHKEVFGTFGIPFLLKIRQGEPFREVMKRIQSMLDIQEKEFEKFKFAIVMMGRHQYINEEDYEVNLKDFEPQPGNMSHPRPWLGLDHFNKAPKRGRYTYLEKAIKIHN
- the LOC132149078 gene encoding ubiquitin carboxyl-terminal hydrolase 7-like isoform X3, producing the protein MLSVRYLITGDPDDPPRIPQNPVINGNVAMADGHNNTEEDMEDDTSWRSEATFRFVVERFSRLSESVLSPPCFVRNLPWKIMVMPRFYPDRPHQKSVGFFLQCNAESDSTSWSCHAQAMLKIINYKDDEKSFSRRISHLFFHKENDWGFSNFMSWSDVTDPERGFVEDDKVTFEVYVQADAPHGVAWDSKKHTGYVGLKNQGATCYMNSLLQTLFFTNQLRRAVYMMPTEGDDSSKSVPLALQRVFYELQHSDKPVGTKKLTKSFGWETLDSFMQHDVQELCRVLLDNVENKMKGTCVEGTIPKLFRGKMVSYIQCKHVDYRSERIEDYYDIQLSIKGKKNIFESFKDYVAVEQLDGDNKYDAGEHGLQEAEKGVKFLTFPPILHLQLMRFMYDPQTDQNIKINDRFEFPEQLPLDEFLQKPDVKDPANYILHAVLVHSGDNHGGHYVVYLNPKGDGKVSVTAPIWCKFDDDVVSRCTKEEATEHNYGGHDDDLSVRHCTNAYMLVYIRESKLSEVLQPVTDMDIPQQLVERLQEEKRVEAQKRKERQEAHLYMQVQMVTEDQFCGHQGNDMYDEEKVKYTVFKVLKSSTLAEFVQNLSQTMGFPQDQMRLWPMQARSNGTKRPAMLDYEADCNKSMIDLSDNENPWTIFLETVDPEMAASGATLPKFDKDHDVMLFLKMYDPKTRSLNYCGHIYTPISCKIRGLLPVMCERAGFQQGTSLILYEEVKPNLTERIQDYDVSLDKALDELMDGDIIVFQKDDPENETSELPTAKDYFRDLYHRVDVIFCDKTIHNDPGFVVTLSNRMNYFQVAKTVAQRLNTDPMLLQFFKSQGYRDGPGNPLRHNYEGTLRDLLQFFKPRQPKKLYYQQLKMKITDFENRRSFKAIWLNNIFREEEITLYPDKHGCVRDLLEECKKAVELSDKGSEKLRLLEIVSYKIIGVHQEDELLECLSPAASRTFRIEEIPPDQVDLDKENEMLIPVAHFHKEVFGTFGIPFLLKIRQGEPFREVMKRIQSMLDIQEKEFEKFKFAIVMMGRHQYINEEDYEVNLKDFEPQPGNMSHPRPWLGLDHFNKAPKRGRYTYLEKAIKIHN
- the LOC132149078 gene encoding ubiquitin carboxyl-terminal hydrolase 7-like isoform X2, which encodes MAHQRIREPTGDPDDPPRIPQNPVINGNVAMADGHNNTEEDMEDDTSWRSEATFRFVVERFSRLSESVLSPPCFVRNLPWKIMVMPRFYPDRPHQKSVGFFLQCNAESDSTSWSCHAQAMLKIINYKDDEKSFSRRISHLFFHKENDWGFSNFMSWSDVTDPERGFVEDDKVTFEVYVQADAPHGVAWDSKKHTGYVGLKNQGATCYMNSLLQTLFFTNQLRRAVYMMPTEGDDSSKSVPLALQRVFYELQHSDKPVGTKKLTKSFGWETLDSFMQHDVQELCRVLLDNVENKMKGTCVEGTIPKLFRGKMVSYIQCKHVDYRSERIEDYYDIQLSIKGKKNIFESFKDYVAVEQLDGDNKYDAGEHGLQEAEKGVKFLTFPPILHLQLMRFMYDPQTDQNIKINDRFEFPEQLPLDEFLQKPDVKDPANYILHAVLVHSGDNHGGHYVVYLNPKGDGKVSVTAPIWCKFDDDVVSRCTKEEATEHNYGGHDDDLSVRHCTNAYMLVYIRESKLSEVLQPVTDMDIPQQLVERLQEEKRVEAQKRKERQEAHLYMQVQMVTEDQFCGHQGNDMYDEEKVKYTVFKVLKSSTLAEFVQNLSQTMGFPQDQMRLWPMQARSNGTKRPAMLDYEADCNKSMIDLSDNENPWTIFLETVDPEMAASGATLPKFDKDHDVMLFLKMYDPKTRSLNYCGHIYTPISCKIRGLLPVMCERAGFQQGTSLILYEEVKPNLTERIQDYDVSLDKALDELMDGDIIVFQKDDPENETSELPTAKDYFRDLYHRVDVIFCDKTIHNDPGFVVTLSNRMNYFQVAKTVAQRLNTDPMLLQFFKSQGYRDGPGNPLRHNYEGTLRDLLQFFKPRQPKKLYYQQLKMKITDFENRRSFKAIWLNNIFREEEITLYPDKHGCVRDLLEECKKAVELSDKGSEKLRLLEIVSYKIIGVHQEDELLECLSPAASRTFRIEEIPPDQVDLDKENEMLIPVAHFHKEVFGTFGIPFLLKIRQGEPFREVMKRIQSMLDIQEKEFEKFKFAIVMMGRHQYINEEDYEVNLKDFEPQPGNMSHPRPWLGLDHFNKAPKRGRYTYLEKAIKIHN